AGTTTTGGGTCGATTTTTTCAGCTTTAGCATAGGCTGAAATAGCTTTTTTAAAATCGCCTTTGCTTGACAGTCCATTTTTTAGGCTATCTAATTCTGAGATTGCAAGCTTTCTAGCAAATGCTTCTGGATTATTGTCTAAACCTGTTGTTTTTAGCTCAAGGTCGATATTAGGGGTTAAATTCTGTGCTTTTTTGAACTTAGCGACCGCACCCTGAATATCAATTTGTTTCGCCAATTCTTTGCCTTGAAAAATCAAGTTTAAAGTTTCTGTTTTCGTTTCTGGATTAATATGTAATTGAGGGTTCCATTGCTTTGCTTGTTTAAACTTGGTAACTGCCTTTTCCACTTCACCTACGCTGGCTAACTCCTCACCTTGGGCAACTAAAGTTGTGGCTGCTGTCATTAGCATAAACTGGTTTTGGCATGGCTGTAATTCTGCTAAAGTCTCAGGATGATTAGGCAAATAATCTTGCAACCAATTGCACCCCAAAACCACAAGATTGTCTAAATTTAGATTCCATAAAATTACCGTATTGTCACGACTAGCAGAGGCTATGGTTTTGCCGTCGGGGGCGAAGCTGACGTTATAAACTGGGGCGCTATGCCCTTTGAAGGTTTTGATAAGCTTGCCATCCAGGCTCCAGAGTTTGATGGTCTTGTCATGACTGGCAGAGGCGAGTATTTTGCCGTCAGGGACGAAGCTGACGTTATAAACTGGGGCGCTATGCCCTTTGAAGGTTTTGATGAGCTTGCCATCCAGGCTCCAGAGTTTGATGGTCTTGTCATGACTGGCGGACACGATGGTTTTGCTATCGGGGGCGAAGCTGACGCTATAAACTGGGGCGCTATGCGCAGTGAGGGTTTTCAGCAGTTTGCCATCCAAACTCCAGAGTTTGATGGTCTTGTCACGACTGGCGGACGCGATGGTTTTGCCATCGGGGGCGAAGCTGACACTATAAACTGGGGCGCTATGACCAGTGAAGGTTTTCAGCAGCTTGCCATCCAAACTCCAGAGTTTGATTGTGTTGTCATGACTGGCGGAAGTGATGGTTTTGCCATCGGGGGCAAAGCTGACGCTAGAAACCAAATCGCTATGACCAGTGAAGGTTTTCAGCAGCTTGCCATCCAAACTCCAGAGTTTGATTGTGTCGTCATGACTGGCAGAAGCGATGGTTTTGCCGTCTGGGGCAAAGCTGACGCTATACCCAGTGAAAGTTTTGAGTTCCTTGCCATCCAAACTCCAAATTGTGATGGTATTGTTACGACCAACATTGTCACCACCAACAGAGGCGATGGTTTTGCCGTCTGGGGCAAAACTAACATTGGAAACTGAAGTGATATATTCAGGATTGATATATGCAGGAGTATTATATGTGCTATATCCGCTAAAGGTTTTGGGTTCTTTGCCTTCGAGACTCCAAATTTTGATGGTGTTGTCACGGCTGGCGGAGGCAATGGTTTTGCCATCGGGGGCGAAGCTGACGCTAGAAACTGAATCGCTATGCCCAGTGAAGGTTTTGGGTTCTTTGCCTTCGAGACTCCAAATTTTGATGGTGTTGTCATGACTGGCGGAGGCAATAGTTTTGCCGTCGGGGGCGAAGCTGACACTATAAACTTCTCCCCTATGCCCAATGAAGGTTTTGAGTTCTTTGCCATCCAGACTCCAAATTTTGATGATGTTGTCACCACCAACAGAGGCGATGGTTTTGCCGTCTGGGCTGAAGCTGACGCTATGCCCAGTCAAGGTTTTGAGTTCTTTGCCATCCAGACTCCAAATTTTGATGGTGTTGTCACGAGTGGCGGAGGCGATGGTTTTGCCGTCAGGAGAGAAACTGACGCTATAAACTTCTGAGCTATGCCCAGTGAAGGTTTTGACGAGCTTACCATCCAGACTCCAGAGTTTGATGGTGTTGTCAGCACTGGCGGAAGCTATGGTTTTGCCGTCGGGAGAGAAGCTGACACTATAAACTTCTGAGCTATGCCCAGTGAAGGTTTTGACGAGCTTACCATCCAGACTCCAGAGTTTGATGGTATTGTCAGCACTGGCGGAGGCGATGGTTTTGCCGTCGGGAGAGAAGCTAACGCTATAAATCCCAGCGCTATGCCCAGTGAAGGTTTTGACGAGCTTACCATCCAGACTCCAGAGTTTGATAGTGTTGTCAAGACTTGCAGAGGCAATGGTTTTGCCATCAGGGGCGAAGCTGACGCTAAAAACCCAATCGTTATGACCAGTGAAGCTTTTGAGTTCTATGTCTTTTACACCATATATTGCTTGCCACAATGTCACTATAACTTGAGTTCTAGTATCAGATGCTACCCACAATTGGGGTGTGCTTTGCAGTTTTACTGCTGCCTTTAAACTTTCAATTAAAGTTTCTTTATCTTGTTCTGAGGCAAAGAATGCTTCACTAGAGGTACTTATAAGGTTAATTTGGGCATTGATATTAGCAATAAATGATTGCACACCAAATACTGCTGCTACAACTGCTAATGTAGCCAAGCCTAAGCCTGCTAGATAAGCTTCGCGCAGTCGCCGTTTTAAAACTTTATTTAACTTCGCTTCTATCAATTTGCGCTGTTCTTTTTCTCTTTCTAATTCTGCTAGTAATTCCGCACCCCGTTGTTGGCGAATAAAAGCTACAAGATAATCATGCACTAGCTGATAGCGATCGGCGGGAGATTGGGGAATTAAAAATACGATTCCTGATGTAACTAAAATCTCTAATACTAAATCTAATTTATCTGCTTCGGCTGCTAAAGCTGCTGCTAACTCAGCTTTAGTTTTCAAAGGGCGAGTATTGTTTTCATCTGTCAGCAAATACAAAACTAACTGGGCAGCACGTTCATTTTCTGCGCCACAGTCTTTAACTATGGCATCTAAAAATCGCTCGACTAATTTATCTTTCGGGCCACTTTGCTGATATTTCTCCAGTGTTGTGATATTTTCTGTTTGCAATTGTGCCCCTAGCACTTGCAACTCAATCGGGCGTACTTCCAGTAATTCACCTGCTAAATCTCTAACTAATTCATCTATGAGTTGTGGCTCTAAATAAAAAGACCGTTCTGTTAAACTTTGAATAACTAACTTAGCTGCTTCTGG
The genomic region above belongs to Calothrix sp. NIES-2098 and contains:
- a CDS encoding WD-40 repeat-containing protein, which gives rise to MSESLNPDDVTAQNERSLSTLIRAIVNAQGRFSLILVRCNYGGIQEQILAEVRQRSGLDILAINLQNSSGNLYSIMTAEIGKTQPNAVMIFGLESVGNLDDFLVSINRLRDDFLHDFPFPLVLWINDLVLQKLIKLAPDFYSYAPVPIRFAIATQELFNFLHKEAEEIFTKILAAGADQFLDNAALNLTIGAGKRFEIESALQELQKRGCEQPEIAASQKFILGRDAYAKNQMEESRQLYAQSLAFWWQQFIDENHNQESAALIQKNLEKQACILFHLGLWWRRYAVLHRAEYDKACRCARNYYQRCIKRLQKANRPDLAANFINVLAEVLQQLEEWEKLETIAKKAVELHTKYYNPIRLANAYAAFAEVALAKSQWKQAKEYAEIAINKISQTSSQDQNWGIQYYMSWYLLLLAQSKRHLGQLQEALNNLEIAKEECKPEYNPKLYIRILEELRNFYFEQHQYLTAFHLKQEQSSIEQQYGLRAFIGAGRLQSQRQVIHPALVALSSGELYNSVLGAESKEGTIAQEIVASGRKYDVDKLIERISRDDHKLIVIHGPSGVGKSSLLTAGLVPALHQITVFEGRNILPVVVQVYTDWVEELGNLLQNTTPEAERGEGEGGQGRQGGIIEELRRNVELNLVTVLIFDQFEEFFFNCPNPVERRKFWEFLHLCLDSFDLPYVKVILSLREDYLHYLLECDKLTNLEVTKNDILNKQTRYAFGNLQPEAAKLVIQSLTERSFYLEPQLIDELVRDLAGELLEVRPIELQVLGAQLQTENITTLEKYQQSGPKDKLVERFLDAIVKDCGAENERAAQLVLYLLTDENNTRPLKTKAELAAALAAEADKLDLVLEILVTSGIVFLIPQSPADRYQLVHDYLVAFIRQQRGAELLAELEREKEQRKLIEAKLNKVLKRRLREAYLAGLGLATLAVVAAVFGVQSFIANINAQINLISTSSEAFFASEQDKETLIESLKAAVKLQSTPQLWVASDTRTQVIVTLWQAIYGVKDIELKSFTGHNDWVFSVSFAPDGKTIASASLDNTIKLWSLDGKLVKTFTGHSAGIYSVSFSPDGKTIASASADNTIKLWSLDGKLVKTFTGHSSEVYSVSFSPDGKTIASASADNTIKLWSLDGKLVKTFTGHSSEVYSVSFSPDGKTIASATRDNTIKIWSLDGKELKTLTGHSVSFSPDGKTIASVGGDNIIKIWSLDGKELKTFIGHRGEVYSVSFAPDGKTIASASHDNTIKIWSLEGKEPKTFTGHSDSVSSVSFAPDGKTIASASRDNTIKIWSLEGKEPKTFSGYSTYNTPAYINPEYITSVSNVSFAPDGKTIASVGGDNVGRNNTITIWSLDGKELKTFTGYSVSFAPDGKTIASASHDDTIKLWSLDGKLLKTFTGHSDLVSSVSFAPDGKTITSASHDNTIKLWSLDGKLLKTFTGHSAPVYSVSFAPDGKTIASASRDKTIKLWSLDGKLLKTLTAHSAPVYSVSFAPDSKTIVSASHDKTIKLWSLDGKLIKTFKGHSAPVYNVSFVPDGKILASASHDKTIKLWSLDGKLIKTFKGHSAPVYNVSFAPDGKTIASASRDNTVILWNLNLDNLVVLGCNWLQDYLPNHPETLAELQPCQNQFMLMTAATTLVAQGEELASVGEVEKAVTKFKQAKQWNPQLHINPETKTETLNLIFQGKELAKQIDIQGAVAKFKKAQNLTPNIDLELKTTGLDNNPEAFARKLAISELDSLKNGLSSKGDFKKAISAYAKAEKIDPKLEIAADDWNILCWDGSLYGYAANVMFACEKAVTLAPKNGDIRDSRGLARALTGYSKGAIADFQAFIQWSNDSEQKSKRQAWVNDLKAGKNPFTEEELQKLRQ